In Paroedura picta isolate Pp20150507F chromosome 1, Ppicta_v3.0, whole genome shotgun sequence, the following are encoded in one genomic region:
- the SLC50A1 gene encoding sugar transporter SWEET1 isoform X1 — protein MGPAVLQLLSAACLAFTLGMFGTGLSDLRQMFVTHSVENIQFLPFLTTDINNLSWLSYGFLKGDWTLILVNAIGATLQTLYILVYFYFSPEKRAVLLKTMGLLAVLLLGYCYFSLLVPDVSARLARLGLFCSLFTITMYLSPLADLAKIVRTRSTQCISFPLTVTTFLASASWTLYGLLLQDLYIAIPNVPGIVTSLARFWLFWHFPPDPNRTYKLLQA, from the exons ATGGGTCCGGCGGTGCTGCAGCTGCTGTCGGCGGCCTGCCTGGCGTTCACGCTCGGCATGTTCGGGACGGGCCT gtCGGACCTGCGACAGATGTTTGTGACCCATAGCGTGGAGAATATCCAATTCTTGCCTTTCCTCACTACGGACATCAA CAACCTCAGCTGGCTGAGCTACGGCTTCCTGAAGGGCGATTGGACTCTGATCCTTGTCAATGCCATTGGTGCGACGCTCCAGACTCTATACATCCTTGTCTACTTCTATTTCAGTCCGGAGAAG CGTGCTGTACTATTGAAGACCATGGGCTTGCTGGCGGTGCTTCTCCTCGGCTACTGCTACTTCAGCCTGCTCGTCCCGGATGTCTCCGCCCGCCTGGCCcgcctgggcctcttctgcagccTCTTCACCATCACCATGTACCTCTCACCATTGGCCGACCTG GCCAAGATCGTCAGGACCCGGTCGACGCAGTGCATCTCTTTCCCCCTGACGGTCACGACGTTCCTGGCCTCGGCCAGCTGGACGCTCTACGGACTTCTGCTTCAGGATCTCTATATTGCC ATCCCCAATGTACCAGGCATCGTCACCAGCCTCGCTCGTTTCTGGCTTTTCTGGCACTTCCCACCGGACCCCAACAGGACCTATAAGCTGCTGCAGGCCTGA
- the SLC50A1 gene encoding sugar transporter SWEET1 isoform X2, whose product MFVTHSVENIQFLPFLTTDINNLSWLSYGFLKGDWTLILVNAIGATLQTLYILVYFYFSPEKRAVLLKTMGLLAVLLLGYCYFSLLVPDVSARLARLGLFCSLFTITMYLSPLADLAKIVRTRSTQCISFPLTVTTFLASASWTLYGLLLQDLYIAIPNVPGIVTSLARFWLFWHFPPDPNRTYKLLQA is encoded by the exons ATGTTTGTGACCCATAGCGTGGAGAATATCCAATTCTTGCCTTTCCTCACTACGGACATCAA CAACCTCAGCTGGCTGAGCTACGGCTTCCTGAAGGGCGATTGGACTCTGATCCTTGTCAATGCCATTGGTGCGACGCTCCAGACTCTATACATCCTTGTCTACTTCTATTTCAGTCCGGAGAAG CGTGCTGTACTATTGAAGACCATGGGCTTGCTGGCGGTGCTTCTCCTCGGCTACTGCTACTTCAGCCTGCTCGTCCCGGATGTCTCCGCCCGCCTGGCCcgcctgggcctcttctgcagccTCTTCACCATCACCATGTACCTCTCACCATTGGCCGACCTG GCCAAGATCGTCAGGACCCGGTCGACGCAGTGCATCTCTTTCCCCCTGACGGTCACGACGTTCCTGGCCTCGGCCAGCTGGACGCTCTACGGACTTCTGCTTCAGGATCTCTATATTGCC ATCCCCAATGTACCAGGCATCGTCACCAGCCTCGCTCGTTTCTGGCTTTTCTGGCACTTCCCACCGGACCCCAACAGGACCTATAAGCTGCTGCAGGCCTGA
- the DPM3 gene encoding dolichol-phosphate mannosyltransferase subunit 3, with protein sequence MTKLLQWLFALALLGGTWATLTLNLLGLNLLSPPLHQVLWPLPTYLLVTFGCYSLGVVGYRLATFNDCEAAARELQAQIREARDDLARRGMKF encoded by the coding sequence ATGACGAAGCTACTGCAGTGGCTCTTCGCACTGGCTCTTCTGGGTGGCACCTGGGCAACCCTTACCCTGAACCTCTTGGGACTCAATCTGCTGTCCCCACCCTTGCACCAAGTCCTGTGGCCGCTGCCCACCTACCTGCTGGTGACGTTTGGCTGCTACTCCCTAGGTGTCGTCGGGTATCGCTTGGCGACTTTCAATGACTGCGAGGCGGCTGCGCGGGAGCTGCAGGCCCAGATCCGGGAGGCCCGGGATGACCTCGCCCGGCGTGGTATGAAGTTCTGA